The following coding sequences are from one Streptococcus mitis window:
- a CDS encoding S-ribosylhomocysteine lyase, producing the protein MSKEVIVESFELDHTIVKAPYVRLIGEETGPKGDVISNYDIRLVQPNEDSIPTAGLHTIEHLLAKLIRTRIDGMIDCSPFGCRTGFHMIMWGRHTSAEIAAVIKDSLKEIAETTTWEDVPGTTIESCGNYKDHSLFSAKEWAKLILEQGISDDAFERHVI; encoded by the coding sequence ATGTCAAAAGAAGTTATTGTTGAAAGTTTTGAACTTGACCACACCATTGTTAAAGCACCCTATGTTCGCTTGATTGGGGAAGAAACAGGACCAAAGGGAGACGTTATCTCCAATTATGATATTCGCTTGGTACAACCAAACGAAGACTCTATCCCTACCGCTGGCCTTCACACTATCGAGCACCTCTTAGCCAAACTCATCCGTACCCGAATTGACGGTATGATTGACTGTTCACCATTTGGTTGCCGCACAGGCTTCCACATGATTATGTGGGGACGTCACACTAGTGCTGAAATCGCAGCTGTTATCAAGGATTCGCTCAAGGAAATCGCTGAAACTACTACTTGGGAAGACGTCCCTGGTACAACCATCGAATCTTGCGGAAACTATAAGGACCACAGCCTCTTTTCTGCTAAAGAATGGGCAAAACTCATCCTAGAACAAGGGATTTCAGATGATGCCTTTGAACGCCATGTCATCTAA
- a CDS encoding glutathione peroxidase gives MTSLYDFSVLNQDKQETSLNAYRGKVLLIVNTATGCGLTPQYKGLQELYDHYQDQGFEILDFPCNQFMGQAPGSAEEINTFCSLHYQTTFPRFAKIKVNGKEADPLYVWLKEQKSGPLGKRVEWNFAKFLIGRDGQVFERFSSKTDPKQIEEAIQNLL, from the coding sequence ATGACTTCACTATACGATTTTTCAGTCTTGAACCAAGACAAGCAAGAAACTTCACTAAATGCCTATCGTGGTAAAGTTCTCTTGATTGTCAACACTGCTACCGGATGTGGGTTAACCCCCCAGTACAAAGGGCTGCAAGAACTCTATGATCACTATCAAGATCAGGGGTTTGAAATCTTGGATTTCCCTTGCAATCAGTTTATGGGACAAGCACCAGGCAGCGCAGAGGAAATCAACACCTTCTGTAGCCTACATTATCAGACCACCTTCCCACGTTTTGCCAAGATCAAGGTCAACGGTAAGGAAGCAGATCCTCTCTATGTTTGGTTGAAAGAACAAAAATCTGGCCCACTGGGAAAACGAGTCGAATGGAATTTCGCTAAGTTTCTCATTGGTCGTGATGGGCAGGTCTTTGAACGCTTCTCTTCCAAAACAGACCCAAAACAAATTGAAGAGGCGATACAAAACCTACTATAA
- the pbp2X gene encoding penicillin-binding protein PBP2X, whose amino-acid sequence MKWTEKITRFAIKNRKSPAKNRRIVGKYLSFLAVALFGLFLANFAYIIAKGNIFGTDLVKEAKKVHQTTRTVPAKRGTIYDRNGVPIAEDATSYNVYAVIDKKYKSATGKILYVEDSQFNKVAEVFHKYLDMDEAYVKEQLAQPNLTQVSFGAKGNGITYANMMAIKKDLKDASVEGIDFTTSPNRSYPNGQFASSFIGLAQLHENEDGSKSLLGTFGLESSLNTILAGTDGIITYEKDRVGNIVPGTEQVSQQTVDGKDVYTTLSSPLQSFMETQMDAFLEKVKGKYMTATLVSAKTGEILATTQRPTFNADTKDGITKDFVWRDILYQSNYEPGSALKVMTLAASIDNNTFPGGEYFNSSELKIADATIRDWDVNDGLTTGGMMTFLQGFAHSSNVGMSLLEQKMGDATWLDYLNRFKFGVPTRFGLTDEYSGQLPADNIVNIAMSAFGQGISVTQTQMLRAFTAIANDGVMLEPKFITALYDPNDQTARKSQKEVVGNPVSKDAASLTRTHMVLVGTDPVYGTMYNHKTGKPTVNVPGQNVALKSGTAQIADEKNGGYLVGSTNYIFSVVAMNPAENPDFILYVTVQQPEHYSGIPLGEFTNPILERASAMKESLNLQSPAKNLDQVTTESSYAMPSIKDISPGDLAEALRRNIVQPIVVGTGTKIKETSVEEGTNLAPNQQVILLSDKVEEIPDMYGWKKETAETFAKWLDIELEFEGSGSVVQKQDVRTNTAIKNIKKIKLTLGD is encoded by the coding sequence ATGAAATGGACAGAAAAAATAACCCGATTTGCGATAAAAAATCGTAAGTCTCCAGCAAAAAACCGTAGGATAGTTGGCAAGTACCTCAGCTTTTTAGCTGTTGCCCTTTTCGGCCTCTTTTTGGCCAATTTTGCTTATATTATCGCAAAAGGTAATATATTTGGTACTGACTTGGTAAAAGAGGCTAAAAAGGTTCACCAAACAACCCGAACAGTTCCTGCCAAACGTGGGACTATCTATGACCGAAATGGAGTGCCTATTGCTGAAGATGCGACCTCTTATAACGTCTATGCTGTTATTGATAAAAAATACAAGTCAGCAACGGGTAAAATTCTTTATGTAGAGGATTCGCAGTTTAATAAGGTAGCTGAAGTCTTCCATAAGTATTTGGATATGGATGAAGCTTATGTGAAAGAGCAATTGGCTCAACCAAATCTGACCCAGGTTTCCTTTGGTGCAAAAGGAAATGGGATTACCTATGCCAATATGATGGCTATTAAAAAAGATTTGAAAGATGCTAGTGTGGAAGGAATAGACTTTACAACTAGCCCTAACAGAAGCTACCCAAATGGACAATTTGCTTCTAGTTTTATTGGGTTAGCCCAACTTCATGAAAATGAGGACGGCAGTAAGAGTTTATTAGGAACTTTTGGTCTGGAGAGTTCGTTAAATACCATTCTTGCTGGGACAGACGGTATTATTACCTATGAAAAAGACCGTGTAGGAAATATCGTACCAGGAACAGAACAGGTGTCGCAACAAACTGTGGATGGCAAGGATGTTTATACAACATTGTCTAGCCCGCTCCAATCTTTCATGGAAACTCAGATGGATGCCTTTCTAGAAAAAGTAAAAGGTAAGTATATGACCGCGACCTTGGTCAGTGCAAAGACCGGTGAAATCCTTGCTACCACCCAACGACCTACCTTTAATGCAGATACTAAGGATGGTATCACCAAAGACTTTGTTTGGCGTGATATTCTTTATCAAAGTAATTACGAACCAGGATCAGCCCTGAAGGTCATGACGCTAGCAGCTTCTATTGATAACAATACCTTCCCAGGTGGAGAATACTTCAATAGTAGTGAATTAAAAATAGCGGATGCGACAATTCGAGATTGGGATGTTAATGATGGTTTGACGACTGGTGGGATGATGACTTTCTTACAAGGTTTCGCTCACTCCAGTAATGTTGGAATGAGTCTACTTGAACAAAAAATGGGAGATGCTACTTGGTTGGATTATCTAAACCGCTTTAAGTTTGGGGTTCCGACGCGTTTTGGTCTGACTGATGAGTATTCAGGTCAATTGCCTGCAGATAATATTGTTAATATTGCCATGAGTGCATTTGGTCAGGGGATTTCTGTAACGCAGACCCAGATGCTACGTGCTTTTACAGCCATTGCCAATGATGGGGTTATGTTGGAGCCTAAATTTATTACGGCCTTGTATGATCCAAATGATCAAACTGCTCGGAAATCACAAAAAGAAGTTGTGGGAAATCCTGTGTCTAAAGATGCAGCGAGCTTGACGCGAACGCATATGGTTTTAGTCGGTACCGATCCAGTATATGGAACTATGTATAATCATAAGACAGGGAAACCAACTGTCAATGTTCCAGGACAAAATGTAGCCCTCAAGTCTGGTACGGCTCAAATCGCTGACGAGAAAAATGGAGGCTACTTGGTTGGTTCTACCAACTACATTTTCTCGGTTGTGGCTATGAACCCTGCTGAAAATCCTGATTTTATCTTGTATGTAACGGTTCAACAGCCTGAACATTATTCAGGAATTCCGCTTGGGGAGTTTACTAATCCAATCCTTGAGAGAGCTTCAGCTATGAAAGAATCTCTGAATCTTCAATCTCCAGCCAAGAATTTAGATCAAGTGACGACAGAATCTTCTTATGCAATGCCTAGCATTAAGGATATTTCACCTGGTGATTTGGCGGAAGCCTTACGCCGAAATATTGTGCAACCAATCGTTGTAGGTACTGGAACAAAGATTAAAGAGACTTCTGTAGAAGAAGGGACCAATCTTGCACCAAACCAACAAGTTATCCTTTTATCGGATAAGGTAGAAGAAATTCCAGACATGTATGGCTGGAAAAAAGAGACTGCTGAAACCTTTGCTAAATGGTTGGATATTGAGTTGGAATTTGAAGGTTCAGGTTCCGTCGTTCAGAAGCAAGATGTTCGGACTAATACAGCTATCAAAAACATTAAAAAAATTAAATTAACTTTAGGAGACTAA
- a CDS encoding Y-family DNA polymerase, producing MGYFDYSREPKSDIAFVDMKSFYASVECVKRGLHPLKTSLCVMSRADNSTGLILASSPLFKKIFGKSNVGRAYDLPFDIKTRKFSYYNARKQGLPTDSDYVRYIEDWAQVTLIVPPRMDEYIAVNMEIQRIFQNYGSPDDIYPYSIDEGFIDLTSSLNYFIPDKSLSRKDKLDILSARIQRDIWRQTGIYSTVGMSNANPLLAKLALDNEAKHTPTMRANWSYQDVEEKVWSIPKMTDFWGIGRRMEKRLHALGIFSIKELATSNPDQLKKALGQAGLRLWFHANGIDESNVHKPYKAKSKGLGNSQILPRDYVKLRDIEIILREMAEQVAIRLRRSGKKTTLVSIYVGFSKEEVRPSIHTQMKVEPTNNTAVLTDYVLKLFHNKYTSGAVRSVGVNYSGFVDESFGLISLFDDVDKLEKEERLQTAIDSIREQFGFTSLLRANALEEASRSLARSKLIGGHSAGGLDGLK from the coding sequence GCATCCGCTGAAAACCTCGCTTTGTGTCATGAGTCGCGCGGATAATTCCACTGGTCTTATCCTAGCCTCCTCTCCCCTGTTTAAGAAGATTTTTGGCAAGTCAAATGTTGGTCGGGCCTATGATTTGCCTTTTGATATCAAGACCCGCAAATTTTCCTATTACAATGCTCGAAAGCAAGGGCTACCTACCGACTCAGACTATGTTCGCTACATCGAAGATTGGGCTCAAGTGACCTTGATTGTGCCACCCAGGATGGATGAGTACATCGCAGTCAATATGGAAATTCAGCGAATCTTTCAGAATTATGGCAGTCCAGATGATATTTATCCATACTCTATCGATGAGGGCTTTATTGACCTGACTAGTTCGCTCAACTATTTCATCCCAGATAAGAGTCTCTCTCGCAAAGACAAGCTGGATATACTTTCTGCTCGTATTCAGAGGGATATTTGGAGGCAGACAGGGATCTACTCTACAGTAGGCATGTCAAATGCCAATCCTTTACTGGCCAAGTTGGCTCTGGATAATGAGGCCAAGCACACTCCGACCATGAGGGCCAACTGGTCTTACCAGGATGTGGAAGAGAAGGTCTGGTCCATTCCCAAGATGACCGACTTTTGGGGAATTGGCAGGCGGATGGAGAAACGCTTGCATGCTCTGGGGATTTTTTCTATCAAGGAATTGGCAACCAGCAATCCAGACCAGTTAAAGAAAGCTCTGGGTCAGGCTGGTCTGCGTTTGTGGTTTCATGCCAATGGGATTGATGAGAGCAATGTTCATAAGCCCTATAAAGCCAAATCCAAGGGCTTGGGGAATTCTCAAATCTTGCCGAGAGACTACGTGAAGCTACGGGATATTGAAATTATTCTCCGAGAAATGGCGGAGCAGGTGGCTATTAGACTGAGAAGGTCTGGCAAGAAAACAACCCTTGTCTCTATCTATGTCGGTTTCTCTAAAGAGGAGGTTAGGCCGTCTATTCACACACAAATGAAGGTCGAACCGACCAATAATACAGCTGTCTTAACGGATTATGTTTTGAAGCTATTTCATAACAAATACACTTCTGGAGCAGTCAGAAGTGTCGGAGTAAACTATTCAGGCTTTGTAGACGAGTCCTTTGGATTGATCTCTCTCTTTGATGATGTTGACAAGTTAGAAAAAGAAGAAAGGCTCCAGACGGCCATTGACTCCATTCGGGAACAATTTGGTTTCACTTCCCTTTTAAGAGCCAATGCACTGGAAGAAGCCTCTAGGAGTCTTGCTAGAAGCAAGCTGATTGGGGGACATTCTGCTGGAGGATTAGATGGATTAAAATGA
- a CDS encoding DUF3278 domain-containing protein codes for MKKETFTEKLIKRTYGISGPLDEYKRREADRIGNQVFIILFYLMIFGNLIPLLLAYKYPQEVALIYPPLILVIALIAAGYVTYQMKKTGITAIDPDMLNEKESKQLYYPGLKAGLFFGLWMFFITPLLSILIGEGQDYFHSLLTIRNGVSSILGSIFFGASIQFLISRRIAKTKKDQDED; via the coding sequence ATGAAAAAAGAAACCTTCACTGAAAAACTCATCAAACGCACATACGGTATTTCTGGTCCCCTTGACGAATACAAACGGCGTGAGGCCGATCGTATCGGTAACCAAGTCTTTATCATCCTCTTTTATCTGATGATTTTCGGAAATCTTATTCCACTCCTTCTGGCCTATAAATACCCTCAAGAAGTGGCTCTAATCTATCCTCCTCTGATTCTAGTGATTGCCCTCATCGCTGCTGGCTATGTCACCTACCAAATGAAAAAAACAGGGATTACAGCTATTGATCCAGATATGCTGAATGAGAAAGAAAGCAAGCAACTATACTACCCAGGTCTTAAAGCAGGTTTGTTCTTTGGTCTATGGATGTTTTTTATAACTCCTCTTCTCAGTATACTCATAGGTGAAGGTCAGGACTATTTTCATTCTCTTCTCACTATAAGAAATGGTGTATCAAGCATTCTCGGTTCTATTTTCTTCGGAGCGAGCATACAGTTTCTCATCTCCCGTCGCATTGCAAAAACTAAGAAAGATCAAGATGAGGATTAG
- the ftsL gene encoding cell division protein FtsL, producing MVDKKETTSQFLQNRIKKFSRVEKAFYLSIAFTALVLAVSIIFMQTRLLQVQSDLTKINAQIEEKKTELDDAKQEVNELIRSERLKEIADKKDLKLNNENIRTAE from the coding sequence ATGGTAGATAAGAAAGAAACAACCAGTCAATTCTTGCAGAATCGTATAAAAAAATTCTCACGTGTAGAGAAGGCATTTTATCTTTCGATTGCTTTTACGGCACTCGTTTTAGCAGTGAGCATTATCTTTATGCAGACACGACTCTTGCAAGTGCAAAGTGATTTGACAAAAATCAATGCGCAGATAGAGGAGAAGAAGACAGAGCTGGACGATGCCAAGCAGGAAGTGAATGAATTGATTCGTTCCGAGCGCTTGAAAGAAATTGCAGATAAAAAAGATTTGAAATTGAATAATGAAAATATCCGAACAGCGGAGTAA
- the mraY gene encoding phospho-N-acetylmuramoyl-pentapeptide-transferase: MFISISAGIVTFLLTLVGIPAFIQFYRKAQITGQQMHEDVKQHQAKAGTPTMGGLVFLIASVLVAFFFALFSNQLSNNVGMILFILVLYGLIGFLDDFLKVFRKINEGLNPKQKLALQLLGGVIFYLFYERGGDMLSVFGYQVHLGIFYIVFALFWLVGFSNAVNLTDGIDGLASISVVISLSAYGVIAYVQGQMDILLVILAMIGGLLGFFVFNHKPAKVFMGDVGSLALGGMLAAISMALHQEWTLLIIGIIYVFETTSVMMQVGYFKMTGGKRIFRMTPVHHHFELGGLSGKGDPWSEWKVDFFFWGVGLLASLLTLAILYLM; the protein is encoded by the coding sequence ATGTTTATTTCTATCAGTGCTGGAATTGTGACATTTTTACTAACTTTGGTAGGAATTCCAGCCTTTATCCAATTTTATAGAAAGGCGCAAATTACAGGCCAGCAGATGCATGAGGATGTTAAACAGCACCAGGCAAAAGCTGGGACTCCTACAATGGGAGGTTTGGTTTTCTTAATTGCTTCTGTTTTAGTTGCTTTCTTTTTCGCCCTATTTAGTAATCAACTCAGCAATAATGTTGGTATGATTTTATTTATCTTGGTTCTTTATGGTTTAATCGGATTTTTAGATGACTTCCTCAAGGTCTTCCGTAAAATCAATGAGGGCCTTAATCCCAAACAGAAATTGGCTCTTCAGCTTCTAGGTGGCGTCATTTTCTACCTTTTCTATGAGCGTGGTGGCGATATGCTTTCTGTCTTTGGTTATCAAGTACATCTAGGGATTTTCTATATTGTCTTCGCTCTTTTCTGGCTAGTTGGTTTTTCAAACGCAGTGAACTTGACAGATGGTATTGACGGTCTGGCTAGTATTTCCGTTGTGATTAGTTTGTCTGCCTATGGCGTTATTGCCTATGTGCAAGGTCAGATGGATATCCTTCTAGTGATTCTTGCCATGATTGGTGGTTTGCTCGGTTTCTTTGTCTTTAACCATAAGCCTGCTAAGGTCTTTATGGGAGATGTGGGAAGTTTGGCTCTCGGTGGAATGCTGGCAGCTATTTCAATGGCTCTCCACCAAGAATGGACTCTCTTGATTATCGGAATTATTTATGTCTTTGAAACAACTTCGGTTATGATGCAAGTCGGCTATTTCAAAATGACTGGTGGTAAACGTATTTTCCGTATGACGCCTGTGCATCACCATTTTGAGCTTGGAGGATTGTCTGGTAAAGGAGATCCTTGGAGCGAGTGGAAGGTTGACTTCTTCTTTTGGGGAGTGGGGCTTCTAGCAAGTCTCCTGACCCTAGCAATTTTGTATTTGATGTAA
- the rsmH gene encoding 16S rRNA (cytosine(1402)-N(4))-methyltransferase RsmH yields the protein MTKEFHHVTVLLHETIDMLDVKPDGVYVDATLGGAGHSEYLLSKLSEKGHLYAFDQDQNAINNAQKRLAPYIEKGMVTFIKDNFRHLQARLREAGVQEIDGICYDLGVSSPQLDQRERGFSYKKDAPLDMRMNQEASLTAYEVVNHYDYHDLVRIFFKYGEDKFSKQIARKIEQAREVKPIETTTELAEIIKSAKPAKELKKKGHPAKQIFQAIRIEVNDELGAADESIQQAMEILALDGRISVITFHSLEDRLTKQLFKEASTVEVPKGLPFIPDDLKPKMELVSRKPILPSAEELEANNRSHSAKLRVARKIHK from the coding sequence ATGACAAAAGAATTTCATCATGTAACGGTCTTACTCCACGAAACCATTGATATGCTTGATGTGAAACCTGACGGTGTTTACGTTGATGCGACCTTGGGTGGAGCAGGCCATAGCGAATATTTATTAAGTAAATTGAGTGAAAAAGGCCATCTCTATGCCTTTGATCAGGACCAGAATGCCATTAACAATGCGCAAAAACGTTTGGCACCTTACATTGAAAAGGGAATGGTGACCTTTATCAAGGATAACTTCCGTCATTTACAGGCACGTTTGCGCGAAGCTGGTGTTCAGGAAATTGATGGAATTTGTTATGACTTGGGAGTGTCTAGTCCTCAATTGGACCAGCGTGAGCGTGGTTTTTCTTATAAAAAGGATGCGCCACTGGACATGCGGATGAATCAGGAAGCTAGTCTGACAGCTTATGAAGTGGTGAACCACTATGACTATCATGATTTGGTTCGTATTTTCTTCAAATATGGCGAGGACAAATTCTCTAAACAAATAGCCCGTAAGATTGAACAAGCTCGGGAAGTCAAGCCAATCGAGACAACGACTGAGTTGGCAGAGATCATCAAGTCGGCTAAGCCTGCTAAGGAGCTCAAGAAGAAGGGCCATCCTGCCAAGCAGATCTTCCAGGCTATTCGGATTGAAGTCAATGATGAACTGGGAGCTGCAGATGAGTCCATCCAGCAGGCTATGGAGATCTTGGCTCTGGATGGTAGAATTTCAGTGATTACCTTTCATTCATTAGAAGACCGCTTGACCAAGCAATTGTTCAAGGAAGCTTCAACAGTGGAAGTTCCCAAAGGTTTGCCTTTCATCCCAGATGATCTCAAGCCCAAGATGGAATTGGTATCCCGTAAGCCAATCTTGCCAAGTGCAGAAGAATTAGAAGCCAATAACCGCTCGCACTCAGCTAAGTTGCGCGTGGCAAGAAAAATTCACAAGTAA
- a CDS encoding helix-turn-helix transcriptional regulator, which yields MNRVKEFRKELGISQLELAKDIGVSRQTINMIENDKYNPTLELCLNLARSLQTDLNSLFWEDDF from the coding sequence ATGAATCGTGTGAAAGAATTTCGCAAGGAACTGGGTATTTCCCAGCTCGAACTCGCCAAGGATATCGGTGTCTCGAGACAGACCATCAATATGATTGAAAACGACAAGTACAATCCAACCCTGGAACTCTGTCTCAATCTCGCCCGCAGCCTCCAAACTGACCTAAACAGTCTCTTTTGGGAGGATGATTTTTAA
- a CDS encoding ATP-dependent Clp protease ATP-binding subunit, translating into MNNNFNNFNNMDDLFNQLMGGMRGYSSENRRYLINGREVTPEEFAHYRATGQLPGNAETDGQMKQQSSGMKQDGVLAKLGRNLTAEAREGKLDPVIGRNKEIQETSEILSRRTKNNPVLVGDAGVGKTAVVEGLAQAIVNGDVPAAIKNKEIISIDISGLEAGTQYRGSFEENVQNLVNEVKEAGNIILFFDEIHQILGAGSTGDGQGSKGLADILKPALSRGELTVIGATTQDEYRNTILKNAALARRFNEVKVNAPSAEDTFKILQGIRDLYQQHHNVILPDEVLKAAVDYSVQYIPQRSLPDKAIDLVDVTAAHLAAQHPVTDVHAVEREIEAEKDKQEKAVEAEDFEAALNYKTRIAELEKKIENHTEDMKVTASVNDVAESVERMTGIPVSQMGATDIERLKDMGHRLQTKVIGQDKAVEAVAKAIRRNRAGFDEGNRPIGSFLFVGPTGVGKTELAKQLALDMFGTKDAIIRLDMSEYSDRTAVSKLIGTTAGYVGYDDNNNTLTERVRRNPYSIVLLDEIEKADPQVITLLLQVLDDGRLTDGQGNTVNFKNTVIIATSNAGFGYEANLTEDADKPELMDRLKPFFRPEFLNRFNAVIEFSHLTKEDLSKIVDLMLAEVNQTLAKKDIDLAVSQAAKDYITEEGYDEVMGVRPLRRVVEQQIRDKVTDFHLDHLDAKHLEADMEDGGLVIREKA; encoded by the coding sequence ATGAACAACAACTTTAATAATTTTAACAACATGGATGATTTATTTAACCAATTGATGGGTGGTATGCGAGGATATAGTTCTGAAAATCGCCGTTACTTGATTAATGGACGTGAAGTCACACCTGAGGAATTTGCTCACTATCGTGCAACTGGTCAATTGCCAGGAAATGCAGAAACTGATGGACAAATGAAACAACAGTCTTCAGGTATGAAACAAGATGGTGTCCTTGCTAAACTGGGTCGAAACTTGACTGCAGAAGCGCGTGAGGGCAAGTTGGATCCTGTCATCGGACGAAACAAGGAAATTCAAGAAACATCTGAAATTCTTTCTCGTCGCACCAAGAACAATCCTGTTTTAGTTGGAGACGCAGGTGTTGGTAAAACTGCAGTAGTAGAAGGATTGGCCCAAGCTATCGTGAACGGTGACGTTCCAGCTGCCATTAAGAATAAAGAAATTATTTCCATTGATATCTCAGGTCTTGAGGCTGGTACTCAATACCGCGGTAGCTTTGAAGAAAACGTTCAAAACTTAGTCAATGAAGTAAAAGAAGCAGGGAATATCATCCTCTTCTTTGATGAAATTCACCAAATTCTTGGTGCTGGTAGCACAGGTGATGGTCAAGGATCTAAAGGTCTTGCTGATATCTTGAAACCAGCTCTTTCTCGTGGAGAATTGACAGTGATTGGCGCAACAACTCAAGACGAATACCGTAATACTATCTTGAAAAATGCAGCCCTTGCTCGTCGTTTCAACGAAGTCAAGGTCAATGCTCCTTCAGCAGAGGATACTTTTAAAATCCTTCAAGGAATTCGTGATCTCTATCAACAACACCACAATGTTATTTTGCCAGATGAAGTCTTAAAAGCAGCAGTGGATTATTCTGTTCAGTATATTCCTCAACGTAGTTTGCCAGATAAGGCTATCGACCTTGTCGATGTTACGGCGGCTCACTTGGCAGCTCAGCATCCAGTAACAGATGTTCATGCTGTTGAACGTGAAATTGAGGCAGAAAAAGACAAGCAAGAAAAAGCAGTTGAGGCAGAAGATTTTGAAGCAGCTCTAAACTATAAAACACGCATTGCAGAATTGGAAAAGAAAATCGAAAACCATACAGAAGATATGAAAGTGACTGCAAGTGTCAACGATGTGGCTGAATCTGTAGAACGTATGACGGGTATTCCAGTATCTCAAATGGGGGCTACGGACATCGAACGTTTGAAAGATATGGGTCATCGTTTGCAGACGAAAGTTATTGGTCAAGATAAGGCCGTTGAAGCAGTAGCAAAAGCTATCCGTCGTAACCGTGCTGGTTTTGATGAAGGTAACCGTCCAATCGGTAGCTTCCTCTTTGTAGGTCCTACTGGTGTTGGTAAGACTGAGTTGGCTAAACAATTGGCTCTTGATATGTTCGGAACGAAAGATGCTATCATCCGTTTGGACATGTCAGAATACAGCGACCGCACAGCCGTATCTAAATTGATTGGTACAACTGCAGGTTATGTTGGTTACGATGACAACAACAATACCTTGACAGAACGCGTCCGTCGCAATCCATACTCAATCGTCCTTCTCGACGAAATTGAAAAGGCTGACCCTCAAGTCATCACCCTTCTCCTTCAAGTTTTGGACGATGGTCGTTTGACAGATGGTCAAGGTAACACTGTCAACTTCAAGAATACGGTGATTATCGCAACTTCAAACGCAGGCTTTGGTTACGAAGCTAACTTGACAGAAGATGCGGACAAACCAGAATTGATGGACCGTTTGAAACCATTCTTCCGTCCAGAGTTCCTCAACCGCTTTAACGCAGTCATTGAGTTCTCACACTTGACTAAGGAAGACCTTTCTAAAATTGTGGACTTGATGCTGGCTGAAGTCAACCAAACCTTGGCTAAGAAAGACATTGATTTAGCAGTTAGTCAAGCGGCTAAAGACTATATCACAGAAGAAGGCTACGATGAAGTCATGGGTGTTCGTCCACTCCGTCGTGTGGTTGAACAACAAATCCGTGACAAAGTCACAGACTTCCACTTGGATCACCTAGATGCCAAACACCTAGAAGCAGATATGGAAGACGGTGGTTTGGTTATTCGTGAGAAAGCTTAA
- a CDS encoding DUF3278 domain-containing protein yields the protein MKKEDLTTRLLRNLFHIQGPFDECRQEIIYKACARSMVQIVYSSFFLFLFYLLFGRFIEVVRYAMPYVYSGLIFFITLKTQRAVQELHLEKDDKSEIILKTYSKAQIKFRSWIVFIGIQIGFFTLLIFHKVFVQQMSFSDFGKLLMQFDKSGPFLMYGLIIGSIFGTLTYGFLSLQEEKPPKNTKQKEKSKQ from the coding sequence ATGAAAAAAGAAGACTTAACCACTCGCCTACTTCGAAATCTCTTTCACATTCAGGGCCCTTTTGATGAATGCCGACAAGAGATTATCTACAAGGCTTGTGCCCGTTCTATGGTTCAAATCGTTTATTCTTCCTTCTTTCTCTTCTTGTTTTATCTGTTATTTGGACGCTTCATAGAAGTGGTTCGCTATGCTATGCCCTATGTTTACTCTGGACTCATTTTTTTCATTACTTTAAAAACCCAAAGAGCCGTCCAAGAGCTTCATCTTGAAAAGGATGACAAATCAGAAATCATCCTCAAGACCTACAGCAAAGCCCAAATCAAATTCCGAAGCTGGATTGTGTTTATCGGTATTCAGATCGGCTTCTTTACCTTACTCATCTTTCATAAAGTCTTCGTTCAGCAGATGTCCTTTTCAGATTTTGGGAAGTTGCTCATGCAATTCGATAAAAGTGGTCCTTTCCTAATGTATGGCCTGATTATCGGTAGCATTTTTGGAACTCTGACCTACGGATTTCTATCCCTACAGGAGGAGAAACCTCCTAAAAATACCAAACAGAAGGAGAAAAGCAAGCAATGA
- a CDS encoding DUF5960 family protein, with the protein MTRKELYENKLQMNYFSDDYIRFEEDFQKYSAMNVPLTFLIDDILRTMAMNQKNYFVLNKENAKDGREHSFYFRVVTEKACPRNRTYTYSGVKNSSQ; encoded by the coding sequence ATGACTAGAAAAGAGCTGTATGAAAACAAACTGCAGATGAATTATTTTTCAGATGACTATATTCGTTTTGAAGAGGATTTTCAAAAATACTCTGCCATGAACGTACCCTTGACTTTCTTGATTGATGACATCCTACGAACCATGGCGATGAATCAGAAAAACTACTTTGTCTTAAACAAGGAAAATGCCAAGGATGGGCGGGAGCATAGCTTTTATTTTAGGGTGGTAACGGAAAAAGCGTGTCCCAGAAATAGGACCTATACATACTCAGGAGTCAAGAATAGCAGTCAGTAG